The Suricata suricatta isolate VVHF042 chromosome 4, meerkat_22Aug2017_6uvM2_HiC, whole genome shotgun sequence genome includes a region encoding these proteins:
- the SLC5A6 gene encoding sodium-dependent multivitamin transporter isoform X1 translates to MSVGISTSTPLLPASDTDVVTSTFSVVDYVVFALLLVLSLAIGLYHAFRGWGRHTVGQLLMADRKMGCLPVALSLLATFQSAVAILGVPSEIYRFGTQYWFLGCCYFLGLLIPAHVFIPVFYRLHLTSAYEYLELRFNKAVRICGTVTFIFQMVIYMGVVLYAPSLALNAVTGFDLWLSVLTLGIVCTVYTALGGLKAVIWTDVFQTLVMFLGQLVVIIVGANAVGGLGSVWEVASQHGLISGIELNPDPFVRHTFWTLAFGGVFMMLSLYGVNQAQVQRYLSSRTEKAAILSCYAVFPCQQVVLCMSCLIGLVMFAYYQKNPMSTQQAQAAPDQFVLYFVMDLLKKLPGLPGLFVACLFSGSLSTISSAFNSLATVTMEDLIRPWFPQFSEVQAIMLSRILAFGYGLLCLGMAYISSQMGPVLQAALSIFGMVGGPLLGLFCLGMFFPCANPPGAIVGLLAGLVMAFWIGIGSIVTKMASGMAPSPSNISSFPLPTNLTTIAMTTLMPSTTHSRPTGLQQLYSLSYLWYSAHNSTTVIVVGLIVSWLTGGMRGRTLNPRTISPVVSRLVELLPLSCQKRFHCKNYSQVDLSVDIPAFPEKMSNGVLKNGRDKEAMAVPEEGSAHQGSSPTFVLQETSL, encoded by the exons ATGAGCGTGGGGATCAGCACCTCTACTCCCCTGCTTCCAGCCTCAGACACAGATGTGGTCACATCTACCTTCTCCGTTGTGGACTATGTGGTGTTTGCCCTGCTGCTGGTTCTTTCCCTTGCCATTGGGCTCTACCACGCCTTTCGTGGCTGGGGCCGGCATACTGTTGGCCAGCTGCTCATGGCAGACCGCAAAATGGGCTGTCTTCCTGTGGCTCTGTCGCTGCTGGCCACCTTCCAGTCAGCTGTGGCCATTCTGGGTGTGCCGTCTGAGATCTACCGATTTGGGACCCAGTATTGGTTCCTGGGCTGCTGCTATTTCCTGGGGCTGTTAATCCCTGCACACGTCTTCATCCCAGTCTTCTACCGCCTGCATCTCACCAGTGCCTATGAg TATCTGGAGCTTCGATTCAATAAGGCTGTGCGGATTTGTGGGACCGTGACCTTCATCTTTCAGATG GTGATCTACATGGGGGTTGTGCTCTATGCACCATCGTTGGCCCTCAATGCAG tGACTGGCTTTGATCTATGGCTGTCAGTGCTGACCCTAGGCATTGTCTGTACTGTCTACACTGCTTTG GGTGGATTGAAGGCAGTCATCTGGACAGACGTGTTTCAGACGCTGGTCATGTTCCTAGGGCAGCTGGTGGTTATCATTGTGGGAGCAAACGCGGTGGGCGGCTTGGGGTCCGTGTGGGAAGTGGCTTCTCAGCATGGCCTCATCTCTGGGATCGA GCTGAATCCAGATCCTTTTGTACGGCACACTTTCTGGACACTGGCTTTCGGGGGTGTCTTCATGATGCTCTCCTTGTATGGGGTGAACCAGGCTCAGGTGCAGCGCTACCTCAGTTCCCGCACAGAGAAGGCTGCTATACT CTCCTGCTATGCAGTCTTCCCTTGCCAGCAGGTGGTCCTCTGCATGAGCTGTCTCATTGGCCTGGTCATGTTCGCCTATTACCAGAAGAATCCCATGAGCACCCAGCAGGCTCAGGCAGCTCCTGACCAG TTCGTCCTGTATTTTGTGATGGATCTCCTGAAAAAACTGCCGGGCCTGCCTGGGCTCTTTGTTGCCTGCCTCTTCAGTGGTTCCCTCAG CACCATATCCTCTGCTTTTAATTCATTGGCAACTGTTACGATGGAAGATCTGATCCGACCCTGGTTCCCTCAGTTCTCTGAAGTCCAGGCCATCATGCTTTCCAGAATCCTTG CCTTTGGCTATGGGCTACTTTGTCTGGGAATGGCCTATATTTCTTCTCAGATGGGACCCGTGCTGCAG GCAGCGCTCAGCATCTTCGGCATGGTTGGGGGACCACTGCTCGGTCTCTTCTGCCTTGGAATGTTCTTTCCTTGTGCCAATCCTCCT GGTGCCATCGTGGGCCTATTGGCTGGACTTGTCATGGCCTTCTGGATTGGCATTGGGAGCATAGTGACCAAGATGGCCTCTGGCATGGCACCCTCTCCCTCTAATATATCCAGCTTTCCCCTGCCTACCAACCTGACCACCATTGCCATGACCACACTGATGCCCTCAACCACTCATTCCAG GCCTACAGGGCTGCAACAGCTCTACTCTTTGTCGTATTTATGGTACAGCGCTCACAACTCCACCACAGTCATTGTGGTGGGACTGATTGTCAGTTGGCTCACCG GGGGAATGCGGGGCCGGACCCTGAACCCTCGGACCATTTCCCCAGTGGTTTCAAGACTTGTTGAGCTCCTGCCCCTGTCCTGTCAGAAGCGATTTCATTGCAAAAACTACAGCCAGGTA GACCTCTCGGTGGATATCCCTGCCTTTCCAGAAAAGATGAGTAATGGAGTGTTGAAGAATGGCAGAGACAAGGAGGCCATGGCCGTGCCTGAGGAAGGCTCAGCCCACCAGGGGAGCAGCCCCACCTTCGTCCTCCAGGAGACCTCACTGTGA
- the SLC5A6 gene encoding sodium-dependent multivitamin transporter isoform X2 → MSVGISTSTPLLPASDTDVVTSTFSVVDYVVFALLLVLSLAIGLYHAFRGWGRHTVGQLLMADRKMGCLPVALSLLATFQSAVAILGVPSEIYRFGTQYWFLGCCYFLGLLIPAHVFIPVFYRLHLTSAYEYLELRFNKAVRICGTVTFIFQMVIYMGVVLYAPSLALNAVTGFDLWLSVLTLGIVCTVYTALGGLKAVIWTDVFQTLVMFLGQLVVIIVGANAVGGLGSVWEVASQHGLISGIELNPDPFVRHTFWTLAFGGVFMMLSLYGVNQAQVQRYLSSRTEKAAILSCYAVFPCQQVVLCMSCLIGLVMFAYYQKNPMSTQQAQAAPDQFVLYFVMDLLKKLPGLPGLFVACLFSGSLSTISSAFNSLATVTMEDLIRPWFPQFSEVQAIMLSRILAFGYGLLCLGMAYISSQMGPVLQAALSIFGMVGGPLLGLFCLGMFFPCANPPGAIVGLLAGLVMAFWIGIGSIVTKMASGMAPSPSNISSFPLPTNLTTIAMTTLMPSTTHSRPTGLQQLYSLSYLWYSAHNSTTVIVVGLIVSWLTGGMRGRTLNPRTISPVVSRLVELLPLSCQKRFHCKNYSQDLSVDIPAFPEKMSNGVLKNGRDKEAMAVPEEGSAHQGSSPTFVLQETSL, encoded by the exons ATGAGCGTGGGGATCAGCACCTCTACTCCCCTGCTTCCAGCCTCAGACACAGATGTGGTCACATCTACCTTCTCCGTTGTGGACTATGTGGTGTTTGCCCTGCTGCTGGTTCTTTCCCTTGCCATTGGGCTCTACCACGCCTTTCGTGGCTGGGGCCGGCATACTGTTGGCCAGCTGCTCATGGCAGACCGCAAAATGGGCTGTCTTCCTGTGGCTCTGTCGCTGCTGGCCACCTTCCAGTCAGCTGTGGCCATTCTGGGTGTGCCGTCTGAGATCTACCGATTTGGGACCCAGTATTGGTTCCTGGGCTGCTGCTATTTCCTGGGGCTGTTAATCCCTGCACACGTCTTCATCCCAGTCTTCTACCGCCTGCATCTCACCAGTGCCTATGAg TATCTGGAGCTTCGATTCAATAAGGCTGTGCGGATTTGTGGGACCGTGACCTTCATCTTTCAGATG GTGATCTACATGGGGGTTGTGCTCTATGCACCATCGTTGGCCCTCAATGCAG tGACTGGCTTTGATCTATGGCTGTCAGTGCTGACCCTAGGCATTGTCTGTACTGTCTACACTGCTTTG GGTGGATTGAAGGCAGTCATCTGGACAGACGTGTTTCAGACGCTGGTCATGTTCCTAGGGCAGCTGGTGGTTATCATTGTGGGAGCAAACGCGGTGGGCGGCTTGGGGTCCGTGTGGGAAGTGGCTTCTCAGCATGGCCTCATCTCTGGGATCGA GCTGAATCCAGATCCTTTTGTACGGCACACTTTCTGGACACTGGCTTTCGGGGGTGTCTTCATGATGCTCTCCTTGTATGGGGTGAACCAGGCTCAGGTGCAGCGCTACCTCAGTTCCCGCACAGAGAAGGCTGCTATACT CTCCTGCTATGCAGTCTTCCCTTGCCAGCAGGTGGTCCTCTGCATGAGCTGTCTCATTGGCCTGGTCATGTTCGCCTATTACCAGAAGAATCCCATGAGCACCCAGCAGGCTCAGGCAGCTCCTGACCAG TTCGTCCTGTATTTTGTGATGGATCTCCTGAAAAAACTGCCGGGCCTGCCTGGGCTCTTTGTTGCCTGCCTCTTCAGTGGTTCCCTCAG CACCATATCCTCTGCTTTTAATTCATTGGCAACTGTTACGATGGAAGATCTGATCCGACCCTGGTTCCCTCAGTTCTCTGAAGTCCAGGCCATCATGCTTTCCAGAATCCTTG CCTTTGGCTATGGGCTACTTTGTCTGGGAATGGCCTATATTTCTTCTCAGATGGGACCCGTGCTGCAG GCAGCGCTCAGCATCTTCGGCATGGTTGGGGGACCACTGCTCGGTCTCTTCTGCCTTGGAATGTTCTTTCCTTGTGCCAATCCTCCT GGTGCCATCGTGGGCCTATTGGCTGGACTTGTCATGGCCTTCTGGATTGGCATTGGGAGCATAGTGACCAAGATGGCCTCTGGCATGGCACCCTCTCCCTCTAATATATCCAGCTTTCCCCTGCCTACCAACCTGACCACCATTGCCATGACCACACTGATGCCCTCAACCACTCATTCCAG GCCTACAGGGCTGCAACAGCTCTACTCTTTGTCGTATTTATGGTACAGCGCTCACAACTCCACCACAGTCATTGTGGTGGGACTGATTGTCAGTTGGCTCACCG GGGGAATGCGGGGCCGGACCCTGAACCCTCGGACCATTTCCCCAGTGGTTTCAAGACTTGTTGAGCTCCTGCCCCTGTCCTGTCAGAAGCGATTTCATTGCAAAAACTACAGCCAG GACCTCTCGGTGGATATCCCTGCCTTTCCAGAAAAGATGAGTAATGGAGTGTTGAAGAATGGCAGAGACAAGGAGGCCATGGCCGTGCCTGAGGAAGGCTCAGCCCACCAGGGGAGCAGCCCCACCTTCGTCCTCCAGGAGACCTCACTGTGA